A genomic region of Fundulus heteroclitus isolate FHET01 chromosome 24, MU-UCD_Fhet_4.1, whole genome shotgun sequence contains the following coding sequences:
- the LOC105921488 gene encoding probable ribonuclease ZC3H12C: MGQKDHAEAGTAHILDLGPDPEYLHVAGADRQAGGADGPPAMEEQGESSAGNAAPGSPPPPPPEESGGGHGEGTSAPPPTYGKNSHQPLCRTPCVDLGTDGPPEPPSDPPAPPATPGGKDYRAKLEFALKLGYSEATVRQVLSKLGPDTLINDILGELVKLGTKSDGEQPAAALTSASSSSSSSSSCGCADVLDGQRSDSPPPSESLCDQDNLRPIVVDGSNVAMSHGNKEVFSCQGIQLAVDWFLERGHQDVTVFVPAWRKEQSRPDAPITDQEILRRLEKEKILVFTPSRRVQGRRVVCYDDRFIVKLAYESDGIIVSNDNYRDLANEKPEWKKFIDERLLMYSFVNDKFMPPDDPLGRHGPSLDNFLRKRPIMPEQKKQPCPYGKKCTYGHKCKYYHPERGAQPQRAVADELRASAKGCVPSKNQGDAGLVKSHSVPVGTIEAKNGAPKRQSDPSIRALSYSDAEEKLLAKSRVESQKSSVGGSSSSSSSSSIGLTVSSALAGPSSGFSLLQDQQSRSGAHLPAAGHDLYPHCESPDLSYYSVTRAYSGLSLSARRSPDCRYANEPDPRHGSMGSAGSECGSESSVSCGSSDSYGDRPCPGCPPEPSLEESVHFAASRLYPHHMTSTPELCSLHAADYPSMPHSHGANPYHLSAACGPSCVHDQPPPDGPPKRPLYPLPPHLQHQPLAARSSCPGDYHSLPQSSRQPPGSPVGRCLAPTRAESVSDSHLYEHLSAHHHRGKALPGWESYYRPPSRYEPSTYQSLPDTHQPPWHPPPWPQEGYGQHHSSHPALHPSPTRYLGHPLPPALPPHPPYPPHGSHLAPPSHPPPPYRPPHPESPVHGRYEDAREKAYVNLCNIFPPELVRRVMARSPHVTDPQQLAAAILAEKAQSGY; encoded by the exons ATGGGCCAGAAGGACCATGCGGAGGCGGGAACGGCCCACATCCTGGACCTGGGGCCCGACCCGGAGTACCTCCACGTAGCGGGGGCCGACCGGCAGGCTGGCGGCGCTGACGGACCCCCCGCTATGGAAGAGCAGGGGGAGAGCTCCGCCGGGAACGCCGCGCCGGGTTCccctccgccgccgccgccggagGAGAGCGGCGGGGGCCACGGGGAGGGGACGTCGGCGCCGCCTCCCACGTACGGTAAAAACAGCCACCAGCCTCTGTGCCGGACTCCGTGCGTGGATCTGGGCACAGACGGGCCTCCGGAGCCTCCGTCCGATCCCCCGGCGCCCCCCGCCACGCCGGGAGGGAAGGACTACCGGGCCAAGCTGGAGTTCGCCTTGAAGCTGGGCTACTCCGAGGCGACGGTGCGCCAGGTGCTGTCCAAGCTCGGACCCGACACCCTCATCAACGACATCCTGGGCGAGCTGGTCAAGCTGGGCACCAAGTCCGACGGCGAGCAGCCAGCGGCAGCCCTcacctccgcctcctcctcatCGTCGTCTTCGTCGTCTTGCGGCTGCGCCGACGTGCTGGACGGCCAGAGGTCGGACTCGCCGCCGCCCTCGGAGTCTCTCTGCGACCAGGACAACCTGCGGCCGATCGTGGTGGACGGCAGCAACGTGGCCATGAG CCACGGAAACAAAGAGGTGTTTTCCTGTCAGGGCATCCAGCTGGCGGTGGACTGGTTCCTGGAGCGCGGCCATCAGGACGTCACGGTTTTTGTGCCCGCTTGGAGGAAAGAGCAGTCCCGCCCCGACGCTCCAATAACAG ATCAGGAGATCCTGCGGCGCCTCGAGAAGGAGAAGATCCTGGTGTTCACCCCCTCGCGGCGCGTCCAAGGCCGGCGCGTGGTTTGCTACGACGACCGCTTCATCGTCAAGCTGGCCTACGAGTCCGACGGCATCATCGTCTCCAACGACAACTACAGAGACCTGGCTAACGAGAAGCCCGAGTGGAAGAAGTTCATCGACGAGCGACTGCTCATGTACTCCTTCGTCAACGACAA ATTCATGCCGCCAGACGACCCTCTTGGACGTCACGGTCCCAGCCTGGACAACTTCCTGAGGAAGAGACCCATCATGCCTGAGCAGAAGAAGCAGCCCTGTCCATATG GGAAGAAGTGCACGTATGGCCACAAGTGCAAGTACTACCACCCCGAGAGAGGAGCTCAGCCGCAGCGCGCCGTGGCCGACGAGCTGCGAGCCAGCGCCAAGGGCTGCGTGCCCTCCAAGAACCAGGGGGACGCCGGACTGGTCAAGAGCCACAGCGTGCCCGTCGGCACCATCGAGGCGAAGAACGGCGCTCCAAAAAGGCAGTCGGACCCCAGCATCCGAGCTCTGTCGTACAGCGACGCCGAGGAGAAGCTGCTGGCGAAAAGCCGGGTAGAGAGCCAGAAGAGCAGCGTGGgcgggagcagcagcagcagctctagCAGCAGCATCGGTCTAACCGTGTCCTCGGCGCTGGCGGGGCCCTCGTCTGGTTTCAGCCTCCTGCAGGACCAGCAGTCCAGATCCGGGGCGCATCTGCCCGCCGCCGGCCACGATCTCTACCCTCACTGTGAGTCTCCAGACCTGAGCTACTACTCGGTAACGCGGGCCTACTCCGGCCTGAGCCTCTCCGCTCGGCGAAGCCCCGACTGTCGCTACGCCAACGAGCCGGACCCGCGGCACGGCTCCATGGGCTCCGCGGGTTCTGAGTGTGGCAGTGAAAGCAGCGTGAGCTGTGGCAGCAGCGACTCCTACGGCGACCGGCCCTGTCCCGGGTGCCCCCCCGAGCCTTCGCTGGAAGAAAGCGTTCATTTCGCCGCCAGCCGCCTGTACCCTCATCACATGACCTCTACCCCTGAACTCTGCAGCCTGCACGCCGCCGATTACCCCAGCATGCCGCACAGCCACGGCGCTAACCCCTACCATCTGAGCGCCGCGTGCGGGCCGAGCTGCGTTCACGACCAGCCCCCACCAGACGGACCCCCCAAGCGGCCCCTCTACCCGTTGCCCCCGCACCTCCAACACCAGCCCCTGGCGGCCCGCTCCAGCTGCCCCGGCGACTATCACTCTCTGCCTCAGTCCAGCCGCCAGCCCCCCGGCTCCCCCGTCGGCCGCTGCCTGGCCCCCACGCGGGCAGAGAGCGTCTCTGACTCGCATCTGTACGAGCATCTCTCTGCACATCACCATCGGGGGAAAGCTCTGCCCGGCTGGGAGTCGTACTACCGACCGCCGTCGCGGTACGAGCCGTCGACCTATCAGAGCCTGCCTGACACGCACCAGCCGCCTTGGCACCCCCCGCCGTGGCCTCAAGAGGGCTACGGCCAGCACCACTCGTCTCACCCGGCTCTGCACCCGTCCCCGACTCGTTACCTGGGCCACCCGCTGCCACCGGCCCTCCCGCCTCACCCGCCTTACCCCCCCCACGGCTCCCATCTGGCGCCTCCCTCGCACCCTCCGCCGCCGTACCGGCCGCCGCACCCCGAGTCCCCCGTGCACGGCCGCTATGAAGACGCGAGGGAGAAGGCGTACGTGAACCTCTGCAACATCTTCCCCCCAGAGCTGGTGAGGCGCGTGATGGCCAGGAGCCCCCACGTCACGGACCCCCAGCAGCTggcggccgccatcttggcaGAGAAAGCTCAAAGCGGCTACTGA